One window of Triticum dicoccoides isolate Atlit2015 ecotype Zavitan chromosome 5A, WEW_v2.0, whole genome shotgun sequence genomic DNA carries:
- the LOC119304219 gene encoding L-gulonolactone oxidase 2-like, whose amino-acid sequence MEGGRELTVLLLVLLLVGLAGSSPPPEPVVCAHGTSDCTVSNAYGSFPDRTVCRAANATFPRTEKELVAAVAAAVAAKRKVKVATKHSHSFPKLACPGGRDGTIISTERLNRVVSVEVAKGLMTVESGMVLRDLIQAAAEAGLALPHSPYWSGLTIGGLLATGAHGSSLKGKGGAVHEYVVGMRIVTPAPKSQGFAVVRELCADHPDLDAAKVSLGVLGVVSQVTLALEPMFKRSVTFVTRDDSDMAEQAVVWGGLHEFGDMVWLPQQRNVIYRKDDRVAITSVGNGLNDYLAFRSTATADLISGRVMQELLEKKNNTVARCKEAPTSVSLFEKAAYGTNNGSLFMGYPVVGFQHRIQASGSCLDSPEDALLTTCPWDPCIRGIFFYNNAYSIALSRVSAFIADMKQLRNSNPKAFCGIDVGLGILLRYIKASSAYLGKPEDSIDFDITYYRSYTKGEPNPYSGVLDELQQMALRKYGAIPHWGKNRNFAFEGVIAKYPEADKFLEVKGRYDPDGIFSSEWSDQVLGINGSSIIVEKGCAIEGLCICSEDSHCAPEQGYYCRPGKVYTEARVCSFQHI is encoded by the exons ATGGAGGGTGGCCGGGAGCTTACGGTTCTCCTCCTGGTGCTCCTGCTGGTCGGCCTCGCTGGCTCGAGCCCTCCGCCGGAGCCGGTGGTCTGTGCCCACGGCACGTCGGACTGCACTGTCTCCAACGCGTACGGCTCCTTCCCTGACCGCACCGTCTGCCGCGCGGCCAACGCCACCTTCCCGCGCACCGAGAAGGAGCTGGTCGCGGCCGTGGCGGCCGCGGTGGCGGCCAAGCGCAAGGTGAAGGTGGCCACCAAGCACTCCCACAGCTTCCCCAAACTGGCCTGCCCCGGCGGCCGCGACGGCACCATCATAAGCACGGAGCGGCTCAACCGGGTGGTAAGCGTCGAGGTCGCCAAGGGGCTTATGACGGTGGAAAGCGGCATGGTGCTCCGCGACCTGATCCAGGCCGCCGCCGAGGCAGGGCTCGCGCTGCCGCACTCGCCCTACTGGTCAGGGCTCACCATCGGAGGCCTGCTGGCCACGGGCGCGCACGGCAGTTCGCTCAAGGGTAAGGGCGGCGCCGTGCACGAGTATGTGGTTGGGATGAGGATCGTCACGCCGGCGCCCAAGAGCCAAGGGTTCGCGGTGGTACGGGAGCTCTGCGCCGACCATCCCGACCTCGACGCGGCCAAGGTTTCCCTCGGCGTCCTGGGCGTCGTTTCCCAG GTTACACTGGCCTTGGAGCCGATGTTCAAGCGGTCGGTGACGTTCGTGACACGCGATGACTCTGACATGGCAGAGCAGGCCGTTGTGTGGGGTGGCCTCCACGAATTTGGCGATATGGTGTGGCTGCCACAGCAGCGCAATGTGATTTACCGCAAGGACGATCGCGTGGCCATCACGTCAGTGGGTAACGGCCTCAATGACTACCTAGCCTTCCGCTCCACTGCGACGGCCGACCTCATCAGCGGCAGAGTCATGCAGGAGCTTCTCGAGAAGAAGAACAACACCGTCGCTCGGTGCAAGGAGGCACCCACGTCAGTATCGTTGTTTGAGAAGGCAGCATATGGCACAAACAACGGCAGCTTATTCATGGGGTACCCAGTGGTAGGATTCCAGCACCGCATCCAAGCGTCCGGTTCGTGTCTCGACAGCCCAGAAGATGCACTCCTCACCACGTGTCCGTGGGACCCCTGCATCCGGGGAATCTTCTTCTACAATAATGCCTACAGCATCGCGCTCTCCAGGGTATCAGCATTCATCGCCGACATGAAGCAGCTCCGTAACAGCAACCCGAAGGCCTTCTGCGGAATCGACGTCGGTTTGGGTATTCTCCTCCGCTATATCAAGGCATCTTCTGCCTACCTCGGCAAGCCGGAGGACTCGATCGACTTTGATATTACCTACTACCGGAGTTACACCAAGGGTGAGCCCAATCCATACTCTGGTGTGCTCGACGAGCTCCAACAGATGGCGCTACGCAAATATGGCGCCATCCCTCACTGGGGCAAAAACCGCAACTTTGCCTTTGAAGGTGTCATTGCCAAGTACCCCGAGGCCGACAAGTTCCTAGAGGTGAAGGGAAGGTACGACCCTGATGGGATCTTCTCCAGCGAATGGAGTGACCAGGTGCTCGGCATTAATGGGAGCTCGATAATTGTCGAGAAGGGTTGCGCCATTGAGGGGCTTTGCATCTGTTCAGAAGACTCGCATTGTGCACCGGAGCAGGGTTACTACTGCCGCCCTGGGAAGGTGTACACGGAGGCGAGGGTCTGCTCGTTCCAACACATCTGA